TGGCGGGGAGGGGCATGACGAGGATGCCGCCGCAATCACGCCGAAGAGGGGGAGGAGTCAAAACGAGCCGTTGGGCCGCCCAGCCACGCCCATTGAAAAAGCCTTCGAGATTCCCGCCACCGACCACATCCTCGACAATGCAACCACCTACCTGGCTGCATTGCGTATTGGCGAAGAAAAAAGCGCGTTGCACTTGAAGCCCGACCTGCAAAAATTACTTGAAACGGCCGGCCTTATCAAAGACAAGGGATTGCATCCCGAAGCCGTCAAAAAATTTCTCGAAGTCCCCCGCGCAGAAGCTTTGGACATGCTCTACAACGCCTGGCTCGACTCTACCACCTTCGATGAATTGCGTTTGATCCCCGGTATCGTCTGTGAGGGCGAATGGAAGAATCAGCCGCAAGTGACGCGCGATTTCTTGACAAATCTCATCAGCGACATCCCACAAGGCAAGTGGTGGAGCATTCCAGCCTTCGTTAAAGCAGTCAAGGAAAAATACCCGGATTTCCAACGTCCCGCCGGGGATTACGACTCCTGGTTCATCAGGCGCGAATCGGACGGCACCTACCTGCGGGGATTCGCGTATTGGGATTCAGTGGATGGCGCGTTGGTGAAATATGTCATTCAAACGCTTCATTGGCTGGGGCAGGCTGACCTGGCATCGCCGGAGGAGGACAAAGAAGCGACGGCGTTTCGCCCTGCTCATGGCGGCGCCGGGGACGACAGCGGGAGCAAAGACAACAAGATCATCACCACTTCCACTGGAAGAATCACCGTCCCGCGTTTGTTTTCGCGCGCAGTGCGCTATCAACTGGCGCGGTTCTGCGAGTGGGATGAGCCAAAGGGAGATGAATATTTTTACCGCATTTCGGCTGAATCATTGAAACGCGCCAGCGAACAGGGATTGAAAGCCGAGCAGTTACTTGCGATGCTGGTCAAGTACACGAACGGCTCGGTCCCGCCTGCATTGGTCAAGGCATTGAAGCGCTGGGATGCGAACGGATCCGAAGCCCGGGTGGAGAGTCTGCATGTGCTAAGAGTCAGCAGGCCCGAGATTATGGAAGAGATGCGAAAGTCGAAGGCGGGGAAATTCCTTGGCGAACTCCTCAGCCCGACCGCAGTGGTTGTCAAAAGCGGAGCCATCCATAAAGTGTTGGCGGAACTTGCCGAGCTGGGAGTGCTGGCGGAAGTGATAAGTGACAAATAGATTCGTGACACACCGCGTCATTTGAAATCGCTATAATGAAACCGAACGTTCAACAAGGAGATATCATGTCGAAAATCGATTGGATCCAGCAGGAGATCGATGGCTTGAAATCGCAGGGGTTATATAACAACATCCGCACTATTGGTTCGCCGCAGGGCGCATGGCTCCTGGTGGATGGCAAAAATGTTTTGAATTTTTGTTCGAACAATTATCTGGGGCTTGCCAATCACCCTGCCCTGGTTACGGCTTCAAAAAAGGCAACGGATGAAATGGGCGTGGGTCCCGCCGCGGTGCGCTCGATCGCAGGGACGATGACCTTGCACGTGGAACTCGAAAAACGCCTGGCACAGTTCAAAGGGGTGGAAGCGGCGATCACATTCCAAAGCGGGTTTACCGCCAATTTAGCCACCATTCCCGGTT
This portion of the Anaerolineales bacterium genome encodes:
- a CDS encoding helicase-associated domain-containing protein — its product is MPTLEQSLQRADIGHLRIIAELWRLELESAGVDSALEELCASLLDLETVSETLEVLPADARSALNELAAADGKIEWTIFTRKYGEIREMGSGKRDRERPHLKPVSIAEVLYYRGLISKAFFDTEKGAQEFAYIPEDLLEIIGGEGHDEDAAAITPKRGRSQNEPLGRPATPIEKAFEIPATDHILDNATTYLAALRIGEEKSALHLKPDLQKLLETAGLIKDKGLHPEAVKKFLEVPRAEALDMLYNAWLDSTTFDELRLIPGIVCEGEWKNQPQVTRDFLTNLISDIPQGKWWSIPAFVKAVKEKYPDFQRPAGDYDSWFIRRESDGTYLRGFAYWDSVDGALVKYVIQTLHWLGQADLASPEEDKEATAFRPAHGGAGDDSGSKDNKIITTSTGRITVPRLFSRAVRYQLARFCEWDEPKGDEYFYRISAESLKRASEQGLKAEQLLAMLVKYTNGSVPPALVKALKRWDANGSEARVESLHVLRVSRPEIMEEMRKSKAGKFLGELLSPTAVVVKSGAIHKVLAELAELGVLAEVISDK